The following nucleotide sequence is from Phormidium ambiguum IAM M-71.
GCTATCAGTAAAAACGGCAATGGACATAGCCACAGTCACGGACACGATCATCATCACCACCACGATCATCATCATGGACATAGCCACAGTCACGACCATTCACACCCACCAGTAGATCCTTACGCAGATTTAGAAAAATATCATCAAAAAATTTGGCAAGCACCCTAACGCTCACTAGATATCCGACTTCTTGAAGAAGTCGGGTATTTAAATTCAGCTTATTTCCTTGCTTTGTTTCCTCAAGAAAGGTTAAATTCCTGACAACAAACGAGAAAATTTCAAATCTTGAGATCTAACAATGAGCAAAGAATTTCTCATAGGGGAAAAAGTACGGGTGGTGGCATTACCGCCTTACGTGAAAACCGCCGAACCAATGCCAATGTTACGTCCGCCAGATGTGATTAAGTTAGGAGAAGAAGGAGTGGTGATCGATCGCCGTCCCGGAGGTTATTGGGGAGTGCGTTTCACCAGAGGCAACTTTTTACTCGACAGTCAGTACATCGAGTCTACTTAACAAACAAAAATCCCCGAGTTCTCTAAGAAGTCGGGGATCTGAATCTGGGATTACAATAAATTTTCTGGTGAAATTACTTCTTCTTGAGCCATTTTTTCAATCACTTGCAGTCCGCGTGGGTCGCCAACTCGTAACAGGGAAGCTTTCGCATCTTCTCTAACACTCATATCAGAGTCTTCTTCCATCACCTGAATCAGAGCATCGATCGCACCAGCATAAACCACGTTAGAAGGAAGTTCCCGACAAAGTTGCCCCAAAGACCAAGCACAGTTACTCCGCACCGCCGCCACAGGATCTTGAATTAAAGCTTCAATCAACGGAGGAATAGCAGCGACCACAGCTTCATAACCTAACTCAGCCATCTGCGCCAAAGAACTAGCCGCCCACAAGCGTACAGCCGAAATATCAGTGCGTAAAGCATCCGTGAGGGGGGCGACAGAACGGCGGTCTCGACAGTTCCCCAGAGCCCACACAATGCCTTTGCGAACATAACCATTCCAATCTCGGTTTAATTGGGTAATTAATGGTTCTACAGCATCAGCACTAGGATTTCGTCCCAAAGCATAAGCAGCACTTACTCGTACCAACGGACAAGCATCTGTCAGCAAGCGAATTAAATGGGGAATAGCGCGGGAATCTTCTATTTCACAAAAAGCTCTAGTTGCTAGCATTCGTTGTGGCGTTTCCGCTGCATTCAACAGCGCCAACATTGCCTCTGGATCTGGTTTAGCAACTTCTTCTTCAATAGGTTCTAGCCGATCTAACGGACTTTGCAGATCGGCTTCTGGGTCAAGTAGGGTCAGGTCGTCGTCGTCATACATAGCTGTAAATTACCTTATCAGACCTGGTGCCATCAGTCTGTTACGCAGGTTGGCGATCGATAAATCTATTTGTTTTTGATTGTAGAGTGGCAGAAGGAAGGAATATTTCATTTTTCCCTGCTTTTTGGAGATAAACACTAAAAAACTACAACTAAATTTAGGACTACGCTCAAACCTGAAATTATAACGTTTTTTTCAAGTTTTGATCCTTATTTTAGTATATTGGACTACATTAAGACTAAATTGAATAGCAACTCTTAAACATCAGGAGCAGAATGTGACAGATCACCTAGAACAATATCGACGGTTAGCGCGTGCAATTAGATTCGTTCCCCCTTTGCGGGAATCTGAGTTAACAGAAACCAAGGAAAATCATACAACCTTGGCTTCATCAGTATCGCATTTTTCGCCAACAAAGATATCATCATCAGCGCCAGTTGAGGAAAATTTCGGCCCACCACCCGATCCATCTGAACATATAGCAGCTTTGGTACAAAAAGCAGTTTCTGGTCATACTGTTTTACCAGTTGCTTATAGTATTCAGGAAAATATAGGCGATCGGATTAGTCGGTTAAGCGATCGCACAGAAACTCAACAGCATCAACCATTAATTATTCTGCCGAAAATTCCCGCCCCCGATCCTAACTGGACTCCAACTACTCCAGTTACTCATCAACAAACTGCTCAAGTCGAAGTAGCTACCAATCACATACCAGAAACTTCAACTAATGGAAAATCGATCGTTGAGCAAGTAGCTTCAGCAGAAATAAAATTACAGGAAATTTCCACTCCTCCAGTATTAGAAAATCAACCTTCAGAGGAGTTAGTAGTAACACCTTTGAACAACGAAGATTCTGCTATAGAAACTCCCTCAGAATTAGTAGAAGTTTGTACATTAGCGACAAATGTTTCTCCCGTAGAAACACCAGAGTTAGAACAAGCTCCAGAAATTGCTGTTGAATCAGAAAAAGTTTCCCCAGCACCTATTCAAGAATCTGTGACTACTGAAGTAACAGAAAATATAACCGTTCCAGAAGTAGTCAAAGAACAATTAAAAGATGTTGCTAAACCGTTGCCAAAAGTAGCAGAAAAAGCTACAAAACCACCAGCAATAGCAGGTAAAAAATCATCCCCTAAAGGATTGATTACAGAAATTGTTTGCCCTAAATGTGGTTCTAACAAAGTTAAAGAAAAAGTAGAGGCTAACGGTCAACAAAAATATAACTGCAAAAACTGTGGTAAACGTTGGCGCGTCGATCCAAAAACAAATGGAGGAAATGATTAACTAGGGAACTGGGAAAGGCTCCAAGGCAGAAGGTAGAAAGCAGAAGGCAAAAATTCCCCCTTTCCCCCTTTCCCCCTTTCCCCCTTTCTCTTGCTAAAAATGTTTCACCATCCACAGAGATTGGGTTTGAAAACCTAACTGCGAGTATAGATTAACTGCTGGTTGATTGGATTGAAAAACCTGAAGACTAATTTGACGATCGCCCCGATTTTTTGCCCACTCTTCGCCCAAGTACATTAAACTTTTGCCAATGCCTTGGCGACGATGTTCGGGAGCAACGTAAAGGAGAAAAATGTGGGCATGGCGATCGCCTTTTACCTGATCGATTCCATTACCCACCCACAAACAACCAACTTTAATTTCCCGATCGTTTTCTAACTTTTTTTCCACCCACCAAACCGGAGTTTCTGCTGAAAAATACTTTTCAACTGTCATCGCTAAATGAGAGAAATTTTGATCGGGAAACAATTCTTGGTAAGTTTTTTGCATGAACTTAACCAACGTGGCCCGATCTAAACTCGAACCAGTAACAAATTGATAATTTGGTGGTAATTTGTACTTCATTTAAGAGGCAGAACTTACCTCTTCAACTGGTGCAGGTGCTGCCATATCCGCAGGTAAAAAGATGCGCGAACTCACCGCTAATAACGCCACTAAAAATATTAGCAAAATCAAAAAAGGAGCAACGTATTGACGAAAAATAGCCATAGTTATGATTGTTTGGTCTGAGTAAAAAAATTGTTTTCCGAGAAGTTTCCTTGTCTCTATTTAAAGTTTACAACTACAAATCAAAATCTTCTCGTTCATCTAATCCCGGTCTAGGCATTGGTTGAGGTTTTGGGTTCCAAGGTGCGACTATTGGTAAAAGTGCTAATCCAGGTAAAGCCGCGAAAATACTAATTAAGAAAAATAAAGGCCAACCTGTTTTTTCGGCGACAAAGCCGGAAGGAGCCACCAAAAGATCTCGACTGACAGCCATAAAACTAGTCAGCAAAGCGTATTGAGTCGCGGAAAAACGCTGGTTACAAAGACTCATTAAAAAAGCCACAAAACCTGCGGCGGCGAGTCCCCCACAAAAGTTTTCTATATTAATACTCAACACTAAAAGCGGATAACTTTTTCCGGCTTGGGCGAGGGCAAAATAACCGATATTACTTAACGCTTGGAGGAAACCAAATATCCACAAAGAGCGATTAATTCCGATTTTACTGAGAACTGCGCCTCCGGTTAATGTTCCCACAATCGTAGCAATTAAACCCATTCCGCCCCGAATTGCGCCGATTTCTTTTTGGGCAAAACCCGTTTTGATGAGAAAGGTAGTAGAAAGACTACTGAGAAATGCGTCCCCAAGACTGTAAAGGATGATGAATAGCAGAATGGTAAAACCTAAACCCAAGCCATGACGGTAGAAGAAATCGCCAAAAGGTAAAACGACAGCTTCTTCTAAAGTTTCGGGTCGATTATGGTCTTCTGGTGGCTCTGGCGCGAAGAATGAGGCGACTACACCGACGAGCATGAGGAGGGACATGAACAGGAAAACTGAAGGCCAGGGGATGCTGTCGGCGAGAATAAAGGCTATTGAACCTGTGGCTAAAAGGGCGAGACGATATCCCAAGACGAAAACGGCTGCACCTGCACCCATTTCCAATTTTTCTAATACGTCGGTGCGGTAAGCATCAGCAGCAATGTCTTGGGTAGCGCCGAAAAAGGCAATTAGTAAAGCGTTAAAGGCGAGAAGTTGTAAAGCTTGTTTGGGGTTTTGGAAGTAGAGGGCGGCGATCGCTAAAATTAAAGCTACTTGAGTTATTGCCAACCAACCACGCCTACGTCCCAAAAATGGCGGGATATAGCGATCGAGTATAGGCGACCACAAAAACTTTAGTGAATAGGGCAAATTAACTAAACCAAACAACCCAATTGCACGTACATCAACTTTTTCTAATGTCAACCAAGCTTGTAGGTTGCTTCTCGGTAACAAAAAAGGCAACCCAGAAGAGAATCCTAATAACAAAAGAGCCGCCATTTTGCGACTCTGAAAAACTTTGAGAAGAGATGAAACTGATTTCACAATTAACTAAGTAGCTCCTCTAAACTTGGAGTGATTTTCGCATAAAAAGGGACTGGGGGATTTTTACCTTCTGCCTTCTGCCTTCTGCCTTCTGCCTTTCCCCTAATAGTTGCGCCAAACGCCGAATAATGTTCCTTGGATTTGGACTTGTTCTGCGGGTGCTTCGATGGGTTTATATTTGGCGTTGGCGGGTTTGAGGATGACGCGATCGCTTTTGCGGTAAAAGCGTTTTAAAGTTGTACCATGTCCTTCGACTCTCGCCGCGACAATGGTGCCATTCTTCACTTTGTCGGGTTCGGCGACGGGACGTAGAATTACTAAATCACCATCAGCAATATGATCTTCGATCATGCTGTCACCCATTACCCTTAAAGCGAATGTTTTTGGTGGTAATGCGTTAGCCAGGTCGAGTTTTTCTACGGAATCGGTGTAAGGTTCTACCATGCAACCTGCGGCGATCGCGCCTAAGATCGGTACGCTACTACTAGGTTCGGTTTCTTTTGGCGATCGCAAAATTCTATAAGTCCGAGCTTTGCCATCTGACCAAGTAATATATCCTTTCTCTCGCAAATGATCTAAACGACTTTGAACAGGTGCAGGCGATTTTAAATTCATCGCTCGCATCATTTGTCGAATTGACGGGGCATAATGATGCTGGTTGATGTATTCCACTAGCCAGTCGTAGAGTTCTTGTTGAGCTTCTGTGAGGGTTTCCATAGTAAATTTTAGGTTAGTGTTCTAGACAGTTGGTGAGTATTTTTGAGCGATCGATTTTCCACTCAAAAATTTATCTTCTAGAACATTCGTACTATTAAAAACCCCTTTTTGTCCAGTGTTTTATCGAAAAGAATAAAACTTCAAGTAAAAATTTAGTTCAAAAGCTCAACTTTTTGTCCAGAATAATTCGATATTTAAGCAACAACACTAAATATGGGGAAATGGTGCGTTACGTTTCACTAACGCACCCTACAGATAGGACACGGCAGAAATGATTGAGCAGCTGAAAACAGCTAGAAAGCTGAACATAAAAGCCTTCTTCCCTTCTGCCTTCTGCCCTCTGCCTTCTGCCTTCTTGCATTAATCTGCGCCGAGTAAACTAGCTAATAAAGCCTTTTGTGCGTGCATTCGATTTTCTGCTTGATCCCAAACTCTTGACTGAGAACCTTCGATCGCTTCGTCTGTAATTTCTTCACCACGATGAGCAGGCAAGCAATGTAAAATAATCGCATCTTTGTCAGCCACGCTCATCAATTGTTCGTTAACTTGATAAGGTTGAAAAATGGGAATTCGATTATCAGCTTCAGCTTCTTGACCCATGCTAGCCCAAACATCTGTGTAAATCACGTTTGCGCCTTTAGTAGCAGCAATGGGATCTGTGGTAATTGTAACTTCTGTGCGATCGCCTGCTATTGCCTTAGCTTTTGCTACTATATTTGAGTCTGGTTGATAATCCGAAGGTGAAGCAATTCTCACATTCATTCCCACCATCGCACAACCCAACATGAGGGAATTAGCCATATTATTCCCATCGCCAACATAAGTCAAAGTTAAACCTTCCAGCTTACCAAAACACTCTTGTGTTGTTAATAAATCCGCCAAAACTTGACAAGGATGTTCCAAGTCAGTTAAAGCATTAATTACCGGAATTTTGGCATAGTTAGCAAAAGTTTCTAAATCCTTTTGTTCAAAAGTTCTAATGGCTAAAATATCCAAATACCGATCCAAAACTCTCGCCGTATCTTGTAATGGTTCGCCGCGACTGACTTGAGTAACATTAGGAAGAAGATCGATTACTTGTCCTCCCAGTTGGTACATCGCCACCGTAAAACTTACTCTAGTTCTAGTGGAAGCTTTGGAAAAGAGTAATCCTAAAACTTTATTACAACGAATATTTACTTTTTTAGCTTTCATCTGTGTAGCAAGATCCAGAAGTTGGAGAATTTCTTCTGGAGTTAGGTCTGCTAGGCTTAATAAATCTCTTCCTTTGAGTGTTTCCATGCTTTTTCCTAAAATTAAGTAAAATACAATTTGCTTTCCTGAGATTTTCTCCCAAGAAATCAGCATTTTAAAAAGTTAACAGATATTTTCCCCGAAGCCTAGCTGTAAATTGGGAATTTTCTGACATAAAGATAGTTTCTGCATTTTCACCCAAACACATAATTTTGGGCAACTTTCCAATAACGGGAAAAACGTTTCAAATCAATATAACCGTCATAATCTAGAAAAGGATCGATCGCCACCACCAACAACTTAACTTCTTTCTCAATTTCCCCACAAATCTCTTGAAATCTCGGACTAGGACTTTCCGCAGTCACGACAGTATCAGCATTATGTTCTTTGGCAAAAGCTAACACCTCATTTGCCACATCACCGCGACGAATCACTACAGGTAACTCTAACAAACATTCATAAATAAAAGTAATTCGTTTCAAACTAATTTGCCATTCTTTAAGTAACGCTTCATCCCAAACCCAAATAGCTGGCGCATCAGGATATGCCAAAAAAGCCGGATTTTTTGGACTCAAACAATCACCATGTATCCAAATAATTTCACTCATTTCTCAACCAAAATTTATCTAAAACATCTGTGTTCATCTGTGTTCATCTGTGGACATCTGTGGTTAAAAAAAGCGATCGCAAAAACAGACAACCTATATATACCATCTGTGTACCCTACGGGAAGGCTGCGCCTACATCTGTGGGTTAAAAAATAATCTCAACCTCGCCTTTTCCCCTTTTGCCAACTTTGACTACCACTGCGATTTTCCAAAGGTGCAACTTTAGGAAACAACCGCTGTTCCAACTCCTCATAACTACCTTCAAAATCGCATTTACCATACAAAGGACATTGACGACAATAAACCCCTTCAGTGTAACGTTCTAAATTTTCCCGATTAAAAAAGTATGGCTTATGACTAAAAGTACTAGCAACCCATTGCCAAGACAGATTATTACTAGCGGGATCTCCATCTAATAGATGTGACAAAAACCATTGTGCGCCAACTTGCCAACGCACTCTTCGCCAATGGACAATATAAGCTGCCATCCACATTCTGGCATGGTTGTGTAAATAGCCGTGCGATCGCAAATCCCGACTAAAATTATCGATACAAACTAAACCTGTACTTCCCGAAATAACATCTTCTGGAAGAGTATCTGCATAATCTTTCACACTATAACCAGTTTTGTATGATTCTCGATCGTGCCAAATTTTATTTCCCAATTCAACGTATAATCTTTGCCAATAATCTCGCCAACCCAACTCCGTAATTAATTTGGTAGCATCATCTTGATTTTTCACTTTCCCTAAAACAGTATCACGCACTTCTGCTAAACTGAGTACGCCATAGCGAATATAAGGTGAAAGCTTAGTAACAGCACCAGATAGGAAATTGCGTGATTTAGCGTAACTTACTGGTTCAATTTTGTGCAGCATTTTCTCAGATGCTTTCCTTCCACCCAATGTTTCGCTAATATACTCATCTTGTGCTGCTGCATCGGGAAATTGCTCTTTGAGGTAAGCAACTAATTCATCGCGGTTAGTAAATTCGCGTTGCATATCTTTAGTCATTTGGCATCTATTCCGCGCTTTTTCCAGTGTTTTTAGGGTAACTTATATCTGAGCAAAGCACAAAATTTACTCAACTGCTTTTACTGGTCTTTTAGGAGTGAGAATATGCGTTTCCTTCCCCCAATTTCCGCAATAATGAGTTTCAACAAGCAGAAAAATTGGTCTTTATTAAGTGTTTTCTTGCTACTATTTACAGTAGTTCCGGCAAAAATCTATCTCCAGACAGAAGCAAAAGCATTTCCTTCTACTAATACTTTAATAGCTCAAGAAACTGCCGCCACAAATTTTGCCTTGGCAAAAACTGTTTCGCAGCACTCAGGGGGAGTTAAGGGTATCGCTATTACTCCTGATGGTCAAACTTTAGTGACTGGGAGTAGCGACAAAACTATTAAAGTTTGGAATTTACAAACTGGTGAATTACAAAGAACACTTTCTGGACATACAGCACCAGTTTTAGCTGTAGCGATTAATAAAAATGGTACAACTTTAGTCAGTGGAAGTAGCGATCGCACCATCAAAATTTGGAACTTAAAAACCGGAAGATTGCAAAGGACAATTTCTGGACATTCCGGCGGAATTTACTCAGTAGCTATTAGTCCCGATGGCAGAACTTTAGTCAGCGGCAGTGGTGATGGAACAATTAGAATTTGGAATGCCAGAACAGGTCTTCTGCAACGAACTTTGCGTCCCAATGCTGGCATGATTTTATCAGTTGCGATTAGTCCTGATGGAAAAACTGTGGCTAGTGGCAATCAAAATTTAACCGTTAAACTTTGGGACATTAGCAATGGAAAATTGCTGCGAACTCTCACCGGACACAGTAATTATGCAGTTTGGTCAGTTGCGTTTAATTCTGATGGAAAAAGATTAGCTAGTAGTTCCCATGATGGCGCAATTAAAATTTGGAATGCAGAAAATGGGGAATTATTAAACACTTTTAAAGATGAAAGTCCAGTTTTTTCCGTAACTTTTAGTCCAGATGGTAAAACTATTGCTAGTGGCAATCAAGCTAGTCAAGTGAAACTTTGGGATCTTAGCAATGGAAATGTTTGGCAAACTCTCACTGGACACGCCGACAAAGTGGAATCAGTAGCTTTTAGTCCTGATGGGAAAACACTAGTTACTGGTGGTAGTGGCGCTAAAGATACCAGCATTAGAATCTGGCGTTTGCAGTAATAGAAATGAGTACGTAGTTGCGCTTTAGCGCTAAAGCGCAACTACGTACCTAAATGCTTTTTTATGGCTTTTTATTACCAAAAACTTGGGCTTTATAGTCGTCAATTATTTGCCAAAGTTCTTGACGAGTACCAGCATTGAGTAAGTAGCGGTAAATAAACCAACCTGAGTAGATAATACCAATTAGCTGGAAGAAAGGTTCAAAGAAGGGAATTTCATTGAAGGTATCGAGTAAACCTGAAAGTACTTTTATGCCAATGATAATGGCAATAATTCCAGCAACAACTGTCAAAGGTCGTTGATAATCTCTATAGAAATTACCTACAGAATCGGGTAAACGATCGATTAATTCCGCAATTTGTTGACCAATTTGTTGAACCTGATTTTGGGCGGCGGTTAAATCTGGTTCCGCAGGTTCAGTTGTTACCTTAACTTCTACAGTGGGTAATTGTACTTCTACTTGAGGTGTGGGAGGTGTTGGGACTTTGGGTGTTTCCATAACTGGTTGGGGTGTAGGAGGTGTAGGGGGTGTAGGTGGCGCAGGAGGTGTCATTTCTGCTTTGATATTTAAACTTTCCGCAGCTGTAGGCGGTTTAACAGATGTGGGTTCTGTTTTTACCGCTAAATCTTCTGGTGGTGGGGATGGGACTTTCTCCTCTTTTTTCTTAATTGGTTCTGGAGGAGTTGGTGGTTCGGCTTTGTCAGCAGGTTTGTCAAATTGTGGTTCCATGTTGATTTTACGAGAATGACAATTGAAACGAATGCTTACGAATTAAGACTATCAGGATTAAGCGATCGCACTAAAGGACTTAGACATAATTGATAAAATTATTTTAGTTTTTAATAATGTGTAACTCTTGTTAGCCCGATCGTACATCCCTCTAGAGCTACATTAATCATTTATTATTAGGTGCTTTTTATCACCAACAGTTATGTCCCAACGTCCTATCTATCTCGATAATCATGCGACTACACCCGTCGATGAAAGGGTGTTAACAGCGATGCTTCCTTACTTCCGCGAACATTTCGGTAATGCTGCCAGTATCAATCATTTCTACGGTTGGGAAGCGGAAGCCGCTGTGAAACAATCTCGACAAGTTTTAGCAGAGGCGATTCATGCCACACCTGAAGAAATTGTTTTTACTAGTGGCGCGACAGAAGCTAACAATTTAGCGATTAAAGGTGTCGCCGAAGCTTATTTTCAGAAAGGACGACATATTATTACTGTTCAAACTGAACATAATGCTGTTCTCGATCCTTGTGAATATTTACAATCTTTAGGATTTGAAGTTACTTTTCTTCCTGTACAACCGGATGGATTAATAGATTTAACTTTGTTGGAAAAAGCAATTCGTCCTGAGACAATTTTAGTTTCGGTAATGGCGGCGAATAACGAAATAGGAGTTTTGCAACCTTTAGCAGAAATTGGGGCAATTTGTCGATCGCATCAAGTACTTTTTCACACCGATGCCGCCCAAGCTATTGGTAAAATTCCTCTCAATGTAGAGGAGATGCAAATTGATTTAATGTCTTTGACGGCGCATAAAATTTATGGGCCAAAAGGAATCGGCGCTTTGTATGTCCGA
It contains:
- the sipA gene encoding regulatory protein SipA, with product MSKEFLIGEKVRVVALPPYVKTAEPMPMLRPPDVIKLGEEGVVIDRRPGGYWGVRFTRGNFLLDSQYIEST
- a CDS encoding HEAT repeat domain-containing protein yields the protein MYDDDDLTLLDPEADLQSPLDRLEPIEEEVAKPDPEAMLALLNAAETPQRMLATRAFCEIEDSRAIPHLIRLLTDACPLVRVSAAYALGRNPSADAVEPLITQLNRDWNGYVRKGIVWALGNCRDRRSVAPLTDALRTDISAVRLWAASSLAQMAELGYEAVVAAIPPLIEALIQDPVAAVRSNCAWSLGQLCRELPSNVVYAGAIDALIQVMEEDSDMSVREDAKASLLRVGDPRGLQVIEKMAQEEVISPENLL
- a CDS encoding GNAT family N-acetyltransferase — protein: MKYKLPPNYQFVTGSSLDRATLVKFMQKTYQELFPDQNFSHLAMTVEKYFSAETPVWWVEKKLENDREIKVGCLWVGNGIDQVKGDRHAHIFLLYVAPEHRRQGIGKSLMYLGEEWAKNRGDRQISLQVFQSNQPAVNLYSQLGFQTQSLWMVKHF
- the lexA gene encoding transcriptional repressor LexA, with product METLTEAQQELYDWLVEYINQHHYAPSIRQMMRAMNLKSPAPVQSRLDHLREKGYITWSDGKARTYRILRSPKETEPSSSVPILGAIAAGCMVEPYTDSVEKLDLANALPPKTFALRVMGDSMIEDHIADGDLVILRPVAEPDKVKNGTIVAARVEGHGTTLKRFYRKSDRVILKPANAKYKPIEAPAEQVQIQGTLFGVWRNY
- the argF gene encoding ornithine carbamoyltransferase — translated: METLKGRDLLSLADLTPEEILQLLDLATQMKAKKVNIRCNKVLGLLFSKASTRTRVSFTVAMYQLGGQVIDLLPNVTQVSRGEPLQDTARVLDRYLDILAIRTFEQKDLETFANYAKIPVINALTDLEHPCQVLADLLTTQECFGKLEGLTLTYVGDGNNMANSLMLGCAMVGMNVRIASPSDYQPDSNIVAKAKAIAGDRTEVTITTDPIAATKGANVIYTDVWASMGQEAEADNRIPIFQPYQVNEQLMSVADKDAIILHCLPAHRGEEITDEAIEGSQSRVWDQAENRMHAQKALLASLLGAD
- a CDS encoding FAD-binding domain-containing protein; its protein translation is MTKDMQREFTNRDELVAYLKEQFPDAAAQDEYISETLGGRKASEKMLHKIEPVSYAKSRNFLSGAVTKLSPYIRYGVLSLAEVRDTVLGKVKNQDDATKLITELGWRDYWQRLYVELGNKIWHDRESYKTGYSVKDYADTLPEDVISGSTGLVCIDNFSRDLRSHGYLHNHARMWMAAYIVHWRRVRWQVGAQWFLSHLLDGDPASNNLSWQWVASTFSHKPYFFNRENLERYTEGVYCRQCPLYGKCDFEGSYEELEQRLFPKVAPLENRSGSQSWQKGKRRG
- a CDS encoding WD40 repeat domain-containing protein, whose product is MRFLPPISAIMSFNKQKNWSLLSVFLLLFTVVPAKIYLQTEAKAFPSTNTLIAQETAATNFALAKTVSQHSGGVKGIAITPDGQTLVTGSSDKTIKVWNLQTGELQRTLSGHTAPVLAVAINKNGTTLVSGSSDRTIKIWNLKTGRLQRTISGHSGGIYSVAISPDGRTLVSGSGDGTIRIWNARTGLLQRTLRPNAGMILSVAISPDGKTVASGNQNLTVKLWDISNGKLLRTLTGHSNYAVWSVAFNSDGKRLASSSHDGAIKIWNAENGELLNTFKDESPVFSVTFSPDGKTIASGNQASQVKLWDLSNGNVWQTLTGHADKVESVAFSPDGKTLVTGGSGAKDTSIRIWRLQ
- a CDS encoding CAAD domain-containing protein, producing MEPQFDKPADKAEPPTPPEPIKKKEEKVPSPPPEDLAVKTEPTSVKPPTAAESLNIKAEMTPPAPPTPPTPPTPQPVMETPKVPTPPTPQVEVQLPTVEVKVTTEPAEPDLTAAQNQVQQIGQQIAELIDRLPDSVGNFYRDYQRPLTVVAGIIAIIIGIKVLSGLLDTFNEIPFFEPFFQLIGIIYSGWFIYRYLLNAGTRQELWQIIDDYKAQVFGNKKP
- a CDS encoding cysteine desulfurase family protein, producing the protein MSQRPIYLDNHATTPVDERVLTAMLPYFREHFGNAASINHFYGWEAEAAVKQSRQVLAEAIHATPEEIVFTSGATEANNLAIKGVAEAYFQKGRHIITVQTEHNAVLDPCEYLQSLGFEVTFLPVQPDGLIDLTLLEKAIRPETILVSVMAANNEIGVLQPLAEIGAICRSHQVLFHTDAAQAIGKIPLNVEEMQIDLMSLTAHKIYGPKGIGALYVRRRNPRVKLSPQIHGGGHERGMRSGTLYTPQIVGFAKAVELAISEIDSETKRLIKLRQDLWAKISQIGDVILNGHPTQRLPGNLNISIKNVDGAALLLGLQPVVAISSGSACTSTKTAPSHVLIALGHDPELAFASVRFGIGRFNNQEEIDTVAEHFCKTISSLRTVNKIQ